The Salana multivorans genome window below encodes:
- the rpmI gene encoding 50S ribosomal protein L35 — MPKNKTHSGAKKRFRVTGSGKIMREQTGVRHLNEHKTSTRKRRLSSDVVVDAADVRKAKKLLGR, encoded by the coding sequence ATGCCGAAGAACAAGACGCACTCCGGTGCGAAGAAGCGCTTCCGCGTGACGGGGAGCGGCAAGATCATGCGCGAGCAGACGGGTGTGCGTCACCTCAACGAGCACAAGACCTCGACTCGGAAGCGCCGGCTGTCCTCCGATGTCGTCGTCGACGCTGCAGACGTCCGCAAGGCCAAGAAGCTTCTCGGCCGCTGA
- the infC gene encoding translation initiation factor IF-3 — MPEVRLVGPNGEQVGIVRVEDALRLAEEADLDLVEVAPDARPPVCKLMDFGKFKYEAAQKARDARRNQANTVLKEIRFRLKIDPHDYATKKGHVERFLKAGDKVKVMIMFRGREQSRPEMGMRLLQRLAEEIAELGTVESSPRLDGRNMTMVIAPTKRKVEAMQEQRKVRAERQAEREQAPRHGRAERQAGQDQRADETPEAAEATREVIESVEVVENQAPAPVAAAPAETAPAESAAPKAPAAPRAAKAPAAPRAAAPRAAAAKPAAAKAPKESDATEAAGTGTPATPKPAAAPRPAAPKPKAAPAAPRSSSATGSPKPGPRA; from the coding sequence GTGCCGGAGGTACGTCTGGTCGGCCCGAACGGTGAGCAGGTCGGCATCGTTCGCGTCGAGGACGCGCTTCGCCTGGCCGAGGAGGCCGACCTCGACCTCGTCGAGGTCGCCCCGGACGCGCGACCCCCGGTCTGCAAGCTCATGGACTTCGGCAAGTTCAAGTACGAGGCGGCCCAGAAGGCGCGCGACGCGCGACGCAACCAGGCCAACACCGTGCTGAAGGAGATCCGGTTCCGGCTCAAGATCGATCCGCACGACTACGCCACCAAGAAGGGCCACGTCGAGCGGTTCCTCAAGGCGGGGGACAAGGTCAAGGTCATGATCATGTTCCGCGGCCGGGAGCAGTCCCGCCCGGAGATGGGCATGCGGCTGCTGCAGCGGCTGGCCGAGGAGATCGCCGAGCTCGGGACCGTCGAGTCCTCGCCGCGACTCGACGGCCGCAACATGACGATGGTCATCGCGCCGACCAAGCGCAAGGTGGAGGCGATGCAGGAGCAGCGCAAGGTCCGGGCCGAGCGCCAGGCCGAGCGTGAGCAGGCTCCGCGGCACGGCCGGGCCGAGCGCCAGGCCGGGCAGGACCAGCGCGCCGACGAGACGCCCGAGGCGGCCGAGGCCACCCGCGAGGTGATCGAGTCGGTCGAGGTGGTGGAGAACCAGGCGCCGGCCCCGGTCGCGGCTGCTCCGGCGGAGACGGCGCCGGCCGAGTCCGCGGCTCCGAAGGCTCCGGCAGCCCCCAGGGCAGCTAAGGCTCCCGCGGCTCCGCGGGCCGCAGCGCCCCGAGCCGCCGCCGCCAAGCCCGCAGCGGCGAAGGCTCCGAAGGAGTCCGACGCGACCGAGGCTGCCGGGACGGGCACGCCCGCGACGCCCAAGCCCGCGGCCGCACCCCGACCGGCGGCGCCGAAGCCGAAGGCGGCTCCGGCCGCCCCGCGCTCGAGCTCCGCGACGGGTTCGCCGAAGCCCGGTCCGCGCGCCTGA
- a CDS encoding DUF1844 domain-containing protein: protein MTDPTELPDSPTIDIAEATAVEIIGSAAIHLMSAAAVKCGLAPDEDGVRGEDLKDLAEARKIITALAGLVTAGAPEIGDRHARPIRDGLRSLQLAFREASPFPDAPGDGPGEKWTGPVS, encoded by the coding sequence GTGACCGACCCCACCGAGCTGCCCGACTCCCCCACCATCGACATCGCGGAGGCCACCGCCGTCGAGATCATCGGGTCCGCCGCGATCCACCTCATGAGCGCCGCCGCCGTCAAGTGCGGGCTCGCGCCCGACGAGGACGGCGTGCGAGGCGAGGACCTCAAGGATCTCGCCGAGGCCCGCAAGATCATCACGGCGCTCGCCGGGCTGGTCACGGCCGGCGCTCCCGAGATCGGCGACCGGCACGCCCGCCCGATCCGGGACGGGCTGCGCTCGCTCCAGCTCGCGTTCCGCGAGGCCTCCCCCTTCCCCGACGCCCCCGGCGACGGCCCGGGCGAGAAGTGGACCGGCCCCGTCAGCTGA
- a CDS encoding alpha/beta hydrolase has translation MALALTHVTSDALLMSTSLAVVLPQTESVEPPPVLYLLHGLSDDDTAWVRRSSIERYAQDRGIAVVMPRVERSFYQDMAHGERYWTYVSEELPRIVRSLFRVSDRREDTFVAGLSMGGYGAMRLALLRPELFAAAASLSGALDMADPEMPRQRPDLYENAFGGREIAGTDADLHALLARATPADTPRLFVACGTEDDLWGMQQPFVDAARARGLDVTHLWSAGEHDWPYWDARIQDVLDWLPIRSRAGRRDEDAAGVS, from the coding sequence ATGGCCCTCGCGCTCACCCATGTCACGTCCGACGCCCTTCTCATGAGCACGTCCCTCGCGGTCGTGCTGCCCCAGACGGAGTCGGTCGAGCCCCCGCCCGTCCTCTACCTGCTGCACGGGCTGTCGGACGACGACACGGCGTGGGTGCGCCGCTCGTCGATCGAGCGGTACGCGCAGGACCGGGGGATCGCGGTCGTCATGCCGCGCGTCGAGCGGAGCTTCTACCAGGACATGGCGCACGGCGAGCGGTACTGGACGTACGTGAGCGAGGAGCTGCCCCGGATCGTCCGGAGCCTGTTCCGGGTCTCCGACCGCCGCGAGGACACCTTCGTCGCCGGTCTCTCGATGGGCGGCTACGGGGCGATGCGGCTGGCGCTCCTGCGGCCGGAGCTGTTCGCGGCGGCCGCGAGCCTGTCCGGGGCGCTCGACATGGCCGACCCGGAGATGCCGCGTCAGCGCCCCGACCTGTACGAGAACGCGTTCGGCGGCCGGGAGATCGCGGGGACGGACGCCGACCTCCACGCGCTCCTGGCGCGGGCGACGCCGGCGGACACGCCCCGGCTGTTCGTCGCGTGCGGGACGGAGGACGACCTGTGGGGGATGCAGCAGCCGTTCGTCGATGCCGCCAGGGCGCGCGGGCTCGACGTCACGCACCTGTGGAGCGCGGGCGAGCACGACTGGCCCTACTGGGACGCGCGGATCCAGGACGTCCTCGACTGGCTGCCGATCCGCAGCCGAGCCGGCCGGCGGGACGAGGACGCGGCAGGCGTCAGCTGA
- a CDS encoding SseB family protein → MPLADFLPRTGQERGKELPPVSPFAGDDGSCPAELAAALALTGAERLRAVVAALASARVLVPVVAHEESDHDADVRERLTGHRERRRSAGLVVLDDTGGSADGDATALEAAAPGAQEEAASCHDGERRASASMVTVRTPDGREALPVFSSVAALGRWRRDARPTPHTAVRAAMAAVDEAGGVLVIDAGSPSPVLVPRPAVWALARGEEWVPAVEDAGVVEAVRSTVLAVPGVRHAAVEPGARAEVKVVLGVVPGLTREQVQHVAGAVASALGESVVVAERVDSLELALTTA, encoded by the coding sequence ATGCCGCTCGCTGACTTCCTGCCCCGGACGGGTCAGGAGCGCGGCAAGGAGCTGCCGCCGGTCTCGCCGTTCGCCGGCGACGACGGGTCCTGCCCGGCCGAGCTCGCCGCCGCCTTGGCCCTGACCGGCGCCGAGCGGCTGCGCGCCGTCGTCGCGGCCCTCGCCTCGGCGCGGGTGCTCGTGCCGGTCGTCGCGCACGAGGAGAGCGACCACGACGCCGACGTGCGCGAGCGGCTCACCGGTCATCGCGAGCGGCGCCGGTCCGCCGGTCTCGTCGTGCTGGACGACACCGGCGGCTCGGCCGACGGGGACGCGACGGCGCTGGAGGCAGCGGCTCCCGGCGCGCAGGAGGAGGCCGCGAGCTGCCACGACGGCGAGCGCCGGGCCTCCGCGTCGATGGTGACGGTCCGCACGCCCGACGGTCGCGAGGCGCTGCCCGTGTTCAGCTCGGTGGCCGCGCTGGGCCGGTGGCGCCGGGACGCCCGCCCCACGCCGCACACGGCCGTCCGGGCCGCGATGGCGGCCGTCGACGAGGCGGGCGGCGTGCTCGTGATCGACGCCGGCTCGCCGTCCCCCGTCCTGGTGCCCCGACCGGCGGTCTGGGCGCTCGCGCGCGGCGAGGAGTGGGTGCCGGCCGTCGAGGACGCCGGTGTGGTCGAGGCCGTCCGCTCCACCGTGCTGGCGGTGCCGGGCGTCCGGCACGCCGCGGTCGAGCCCGGCGCGCGGGCCGAGGTCAAGGTCGTGCTGGGCGTCGTCCCGGGGCTCACCCGCGAGCAGGTGCAGCACGTGGCCGGCGCGGTCGCGTCCGCGCTGGGGGAGAGCGTCGTCGTCGCGGAGCGGGTCGACTCCCTGGAGCTGGCGCTCACCACCGCCTGA
- the priA gene encoding bifunctional 1-(5-phosphoribosyl)-5-((5-phosphoribosylamino)methylideneamino)imidazole-4-carboxamide isomerase/phosphoribosylanthranilate isomerase PriA, with the protein MTTPAPVLELLPAVDVTEGRAVQLVQGVAGSGGDYGDPYEAALRWVDAGAPWLHLVDLDAAFGRGSNHELLATIVERLSDRIQVELSGGIRDDASLRRALGTGVRRVNIGTAALEDPEWTARVIGEFGDRIAIGLDVRGTRLAARGWTREGGELDDVLGQLEAAGCARYVVTDVTKDGTLRGPNLDLLRYVCERTDSPVVASGGVSTLEDLRQIRTLVPIGVEGAIVGTALYAGAFTIEEAIEVAEGPVGADDAAR; encoded by the coding sequence ATGACCACGCCAGCGCCGGTTCTCGAGCTGCTCCCGGCCGTCGACGTCACCGAGGGGCGAGCCGTCCAGCTCGTCCAGGGCGTCGCCGGCAGCGGGGGGGACTACGGCGACCCGTACGAGGCCGCCCTGCGCTGGGTCGACGCCGGCGCGCCGTGGCTGCACCTCGTCGACCTCGACGCCGCCTTCGGCCGCGGGTCGAACCACGAGCTCCTCGCCACGATCGTCGAGCGGCTCTCCGACCGCATCCAGGTGGAGCTCTCGGGCGGCATCCGGGACGACGCCTCGCTGCGCCGGGCGCTCGGGACGGGCGTGCGCCGGGTCAACATCGGGACGGCCGCGCTCGAGGACCCGGAGTGGACCGCCCGCGTCATCGGCGAGTTCGGCGACCGCATCGCCATCGGGCTCGACGTCCGCGGCACGCGGCTCGCCGCGCGCGGCTGGACCCGCGAGGGCGGGGAGCTGGACGACGTGCTGGGCCAGCTCGAGGCCGCCGGGTGCGCGCGCTACGTCGTCACCGACGTGACGAAGGACGGCACGCTGCGCGGACCGAACCTCGACCTCCTGCGCTACGTCTGCGAGCGCACGGACTCCCCGGTCGTCGCCTCCGGCGGCGTCTCGACGCTGGAGGACCTGCGCCAGATCCGCACGCTCGTCCCGATCGGCGTCGAGGGCGCGATCGTCGGGACGGCGCTGTACGCCGGGGCGTTCACGATCGAGGAGGCGATCGAGGTCGCCGAGGGACCCGTGGGGGCCGACGATGCCGCTCGCTGA
- the hisH gene encoding imidazole glycerol phosphate synthase subunit HisH: MSRARPGVVVLDYGSGNTHSAVRALERAGADVTLTADPELVARADGLVVPGVGAFAAVMEQLAAVGGPRMIERRLAGGRPVLGICVGMQVMFVSGVEHGEQSDGLAQWPGVVELLDAPIVPHMGWSTVEAAPDSRLFRGIEDERFYFVHSYGVQTDPAAAFAAQGESPLRLPLVTWAEHGVPGRSSRFVAAVENGPLAATQFHPEKSGDAGARLLRNWVEGLLP, translated from the coding sequence GTGAGCCGCGCCCGCCCCGGCGTCGTCGTTCTCGACTACGGCTCGGGCAACACGCACTCGGCCGTGCGCGCGCTGGAGCGCGCCGGCGCCGACGTCACCCTGACGGCGGACCCCGAGCTCGTCGCGCGGGCCGACGGCCTCGTCGTGCCGGGGGTCGGCGCGTTCGCCGCCGTCATGGAGCAGCTGGCCGCGGTCGGCGGCCCGCGGATGATCGAGCGCCGGCTTGCCGGCGGCCGCCCGGTCCTCGGGATCTGCGTCGGCATGCAGGTGATGTTCGTGTCCGGGGTCGAGCACGGCGAGCAGAGCGACGGCCTCGCGCAGTGGCCGGGCGTGGTCGAGCTGCTCGACGCGCCGATCGTGCCGCACATGGGCTGGTCGACCGTCGAGGCCGCGCCGGACTCGCGCCTGTTCCGGGGGATCGAGGACGAGCGGTTCTACTTCGTGCACTCCTACGGCGTGCAGACCGACCCCGCGGCCGCGTTCGCCGCGCAGGGCGAGTCGCCGCTGCGGCTCCCGCTGGTCACCTGGGCCGAGCACGGCGTTCCCGGACGCTCCAGCCGGTTCGTCGCCGCGGTCGAGAACGGACCGCTCGCCGCGACGCAGTTCCACCCCGAGAAGTCCGGTGACGCGGGGGCCCGCCTCCTGCGCAACTGGGTCGAGGGGCTCCTCCCCTGA
- the hisB gene encoding imidazoleglycerol-phosphate dehydratase HisB: MSEQDGRAVEAIEAGVAREAVVDGRAHRVARVERVTRESTVLVELDLDGTGQCDIETTVGFWDHMLTALGTHARFDLRVRASGDTHIDVHHTVEDTAIVLGDALRLALGDKQGIARFGDALVPLDEALAQAVVDISGRPYCVHSGEPEGQEYHLIGGHFTGSLTRHVLESLALHAGICLHVRVLAGRDPHHIVEAQFKALARALRAAVAPDERVVGVPSTKGAL, translated from the coding sequence ATGAGCGAGCAGGACGGACGGGCCGTCGAGGCCATCGAGGCCGGAGTCGCGCGGGAGGCCGTCGTCGACGGTCGCGCGCACCGCGTCGCGCGGGTGGAGCGGGTGACGCGCGAGTCGACCGTGCTCGTCGAGCTCGATCTCGACGGCACCGGTCAGTGCGACATCGAGACGACGGTCGGGTTCTGGGACCACATGCTCACGGCGCTCGGGACGCACGCGCGGTTCGACCTGCGCGTGCGCGCGAGCGGCGACACGCACATCGACGTCCACCACACCGTCGAGGACACCGCGATCGTGCTCGGCGACGCGCTGCGGCTCGCGCTCGGTGACAAGCAGGGCATCGCGCGCTTCGGCGACGCGCTCGTGCCGCTCGACGAGGCGCTCGCCCAGGCCGTCGTCGACATCTCGGGCCGGCCCTACTGCGTCCACTCCGGCGAGCCGGAGGGGCAGGAGTACCACCTCATCGGCGGTCACTTCACGGGCTCGCTCACGCGGCACGTCCTGGAGTCGCTCGCCCTGCACGCCGGCATCTGCCTCCACGTGCGGGTGCTGGCCGGCCGCGACCCCCACCACATCGTCGAGGCCCAGTTCAAGGCGCTCGCCCGCGCGCTGCGCGCCGCCGTCGCGCCCGACGAGCGCGTCGTCGGCGTGCCCTCGACCAAGGGCGCCCTGTAG
- a CDS encoding histidinol-phosphate transaminase, with product MSTQPETVPAASLPLRPEIVGEEPYGAPQLDVPVQLNVNENPYPPSDAVVASVAAAVTEAARGLNRYPDREFRALRSALAVYLEREAGVTGLDADHLWAANGSNEVMLHLLQAFGGPGRTALSFAPTYSMYPEYARDTSTAWVAGRRAEDFTLDADHACELIARVRPSVVLLPSPNNPTGTALPLETVRRILDVARTSGPLDGTAGATDAADLPATSTVVVIDEAYAEFRREGTPSALTLLADNPHLAVTRTMSKAFGMAGARLGYLAAAPALVDALRIVRLPYHLSAVTQAVALAALAHTDELMGQVAGLRAERDALVDWFAEQGLDAVPSDANFVLFGRFADRDAVWTRLLELGVLIRQSGPDGWLRVSVGTPEETAAFKAALVEVLGA from the coding sequence GTGAGCACGCAGCCCGAGACCGTCCCCGCCGCGAGCCTGCCGCTGCGTCCCGAGATCGTGGGCGAGGAGCCCTACGGCGCCCCGCAGCTCGACGTCCCGGTGCAGCTCAACGTCAACGAGAACCCCTACCCGCCGAGCGACGCCGTCGTCGCCTCGGTCGCGGCCGCCGTCACCGAGGCGGCCCGGGGGCTCAACCGCTACCCCGACCGCGAGTTCCGGGCGCTGCGCTCGGCGCTCGCGGTCTACCTCGAGCGCGAGGCGGGCGTCACCGGCCTCGACGCCGACCACCTCTGGGCGGCCAACGGCTCCAACGAGGTGATGCTCCACCTGCTCCAGGCCTTCGGCGGCCCCGGCCGCACCGCGCTCAGCTTCGCGCCGACCTACTCGATGTACCCCGAGTACGCGCGCGACACGAGCACGGCGTGGGTCGCCGGCCGGCGCGCGGAGGACTTCACGCTCGACGCCGACCACGCCTGCGAGCTGATCGCGCGGGTGCGCCCCTCCGTCGTCCTCCTGCCGAGCCCGAACAACCCGACCGGAACGGCGCTCCCGCTGGAGACCGTCCGGCGGATCCTCGACGTCGCGCGCACCTCCGGCCCGCTCGACGGGACGGCCGGTGCCACCGACGCCGCGGACCTCCCGGCGACGTCCACCGTCGTCGTCATCGACGAGGCGTACGCCGAGTTCCGGCGGGAGGGCACGCCGAGCGCGCTCACGCTCCTGGCCGACAACCCGCACCTGGCGGTCACGCGCACGATGTCGAAGGCCTTCGGGATGGCCGGCGCCCGGCTCGGCTACCTCGCGGCGGCCCCGGCCCTCGTCGACGCCCTCCGGATCGTGCGCCTGCCCTATCACCTGAGCGCGGTGACGCAGGCCGTCGCGCTGGCCGCGCTGGCGCACACCGACGAGCTCATGGGCCAGGTCGCGGGGCTCCGCGCGGAGCGTGACGCGCTCGTCGACTGGTTCGCCGAGCAGGGCCTCGACGCCGTGCCGAGCGACGCGAACTTCGTCCTGTTCGGTAGGTTCGCGGACAGGGACGCCGTGTGGACGCGGCTGCTGGAGCTGGGAGTGCTCATCCGGCAGAGCGGTCCGGACGGCTGGCTACGGGTGTCCGTCGGGACGCCCGAGGAGACGGCCGCCTTCAAGGCGGCCCTGGTGGAGGTGCTGGGCGCATGA